In Malania oleifera isolate guangnan ecotype guangnan chromosome 8, ASM2987363v1, whole genome shotgun sequence, a single window of DNA contains:
- the LOC131161710 gene encoding BRI1 kinase inhibitor 1, whose translation MDAHHPQQLKSIDDTAVPSKPLPESLSKPEPREDRPHPTPSPPSPSSSPSHEFSFTVSLHHSSAAVLDKTKPSPSPAGAVDLSPADDIFFHGHLLPLRLLSHLPVSPRSSTNSLDSFTLPIKDLSEDPNSKKTNDNCSSCSSSSNSTERKERSKSSKSHSLFGKWRKGCEANHEKEETEKKEKKRKIRFDVGHVLKRYVRMVRPLLSFRGRKEGVQIRRQPHSFSGNLTSLRPMGALLRSGRRGEFSAPASMRTSPTNSGLLMAKATAATLPSSVSDSTMEELQAAIQAAIAHCKNSIAVEEKSTKPLAC comes from the coding sequence ATGGACGCCCACCACCCACAGCAGCTAAAATCCATAGATGATACAGCAGTACCAAGCAAGCCATTACCGGAATCACTATCAAAACCAGAACCCAGAGAAGACCGCCCACATCCTACACCATCTCCCCCTTCCCCTTCCTCCTCCCCTTCTCATGAATTCTCCTTCACCGTCTCCCTTCACCACTCCTCCGCCGCCGTGCTCGACAAAACCAAGCCCTCACCATCGCCTGCCGGGGCCGTCGACTTATCCCCGGCCGACGACATTTTCTTCCACGGCCACTTGCTCCCTCTCCGCCTCCTCTCTCACCTCCCCGTCTCCCCTCGCTCCTCCACCAATTCTCTAGACAGCTTCACCCTCCCCATCAAAGATCTTTCCGAAGACCCGAATTCCAAAAAAACCAATGACAATTGCAGCagctgcagcagcagcagcaacagtaCTGAAAGAAAGGAAAGAAGCAAGTCTAGTAAGTCTCACTCATTGTTCGGAAAATGGCGAAAAGGGTGTGAAGCGAATCACGAGAAGGAAGAGacagagaagaaggagaagaagaggaagataagGTTTGATGTGGGGCATGTTTTGAAGAGGTATGTGAGGATGGTGAGGCCTCTCTTGTCGTTCAGAGGGAGGAAGGAGGGAGTTCAGATTCGGCGGCAGCCCCATTCGTTTTCGGGCAATTTGACGAGTTTGAGACCGATGGGAGCGCTACTGCGAAGTGGGAGGAGAGGAGAGTTCTCAGCGCCGGCGTCGATGAGAACGTCGCCGACAAACAGTGGCCTTCTTATGGCGAAGGCGACGGCAGCCACGCTTCCTTCTTCGGTTAGTGACAGCACCATGGAGGAGTTGCAGGCGGCAATTCAGGCAGCCATTGCTCATTGCAAAAACTCCATTGCAGTAGAAGAGAAAAGCACAAAACCGCTAGCTTGCTAG